Within the Chryseobacterium geocarposphaerae genome, the region TCACTGTGACGGACAGGTTTTAGTATACCACGATATGGTTGGAATGAACAAAGGTTTCAGTCCGAAATTTTTAAGAAGATATCTTGATTTATATACAGAAATTACAGGAGCAGTTGCTCAATTTGTAAAAGATGTGAAGAGTCAGGATTTCCCTAATGAAAATGAAAGTTACTAATTCATGAGAAACCAACAGTCTACCCAAGGAATTTTATCAATTGTTGCTCTGGTTTGTCTTGCAGCGGGATGGTTTAATTTCTTTTCTCCGGAAATCAATAGCTTACTTTCACGAAAAGTTTTTTATGTTTTAATAGGAATCAGCTTTTTTCTTCAGGCACCTTTGCTGAGCAATAAGAACTTTGTTTATGCAATGTATGCTGCAGCGGCCATTTGTGTACTGGGAGGTTTATTTATTCCATTAGGAACAAAATTAGAATCGATTAAAACAATCGGTCTTTTAGGAGGCATTATTCTTTCCATCGTAAATAGGCCTACTTATCGTCAGTAAATCTATGAAGGAACAGATTGTTTATGAAGACAACCATATTTTGGTGGTTAATAAAAAAGTCGGCCAGCTTGTACAGGGAGACAAAACCGGTGATGAATCATTATTAGAATTAATCAAAGACTTTATAAAAAAAAGAGATAATAAACCGGGGAATGTTTTCCTCGGTTTAGTTCATCGTATCGACAGGCCGACTTCAGGTTTGGTGATTTATGCTAAAACTTCCAAAGCTTTATCTCGTCTGACTCAGATGGTTAAAAATAGAGAGGTCAAGAAAACGTATTGGGCAGTTGTGGCAAAAGAAATGATTCCGCAATCTCAGAGGCTGGTGCATTATCTAAAGAAAAATGAAAAGAATAATAAAGCTATTGTTTTTCCAAAAGCCACTGATGGAGCAAAAGAAGCAATTCTTATGTATAATGTAATTAAAAAACTAGACAATTATCTTTTACTGGAAATCGATCTGGAAACAGGGAGACATCATCAGATCCGTGCTCAACTGTCAAAAATCGGAACTCCAATTAAAGGGGATTTAAAATACGGTTCACCTCGTTCAAATCCAGATGGAGGAATTAACCTTCATGCCAGAAAACTGGAATTTATTCATCCTGTTACTAAGGAAAAGATAGAAATTATTGCTCCCGTTCCACAAAATGATGCGGTCTGGAAGGCTTGTGAAATAGAGTAAAGGTTCTTAAGCTAAATATTAAAAAACGAAAATAATCTTTCAAGACTAAAAATATTTTAAATAAAGAGCGGTGTTTATTCATCGCTCTTTTTTATTTTCAAAAGACAAAATTTTGCTCATTTCAAAAAAATGTCTACCTTCGTTTCAGCTTTAGGGGTGTCTGTTGATAAAACAGGCTGAGATTTTACCCTTTGAACCTGATTTCTAGATCATACTAGCGTAGGGAAAAGTGAAATGACTTTGCTGTACATTCTATTGTACAATGGCGGGCATTCCTAAAGTGTATTTAAAAATTTAGGAATGGAGCTCACAATCAATCACACACTCAGAACTTTTGATGTACTTCCTGAAACACTGGAAGCATTACTTGCTATTGAAATACCCCAAAAACGAAAAGGTATTGCCGTAGCACTTAACAATCGCATTATTCCGCAGCCATTCTGGGCGGAAACATTTCTCAGCAACAAAGATTCAATTTTAATTATCACTGCTACTCAAGGCGGTTAATCTATATAAAAAACAATTATTATATGGCTCATAACATCACACGTTCGCCGTTTCCGAACTCAAAAAAAATCTATGTTGAAGGGAAAATTCACCCGATCAATGTGGCAATGCGCGAAATAGAATTAAGTCCGACAAAATTATCCAACGGAACTCTAGAATATAATCCTCCTGTTACCGTTTACGATACATCAGGCCCTTATACGGATGAAAACTCTGAAATCAATATCGAAAAAGGACTTCCAAGAATCAGAGAACAATGGATTTTAGACAGAAATGATGTTGAAATTCTTGATGGAATTACTTCTGAATACGGAAAAACCCGTCTTGCTGATTCAAAACTAGATACATTACGTTTTTCTTACAACCATAAACCGAAAGTTGCAAAGGAAGGACACGAAGTTACCCAGTTATACTATGCAAAACAGGGAATTATCACTCCTGAAATGGAATACATTGCCATTAGAGAGAACCAAAGAATTGAACAGCTGGATTCTGTTTCAAAAGAAATGGCTTTTCAGCATGAGGGAAATAGCTTTGGCGCAAGAACTCCGAAAAATAAAATCACTCCTGAATTTGTAAGAGATGAAATTGCAGCCGGAAGAGCAATTATCCCTAATAATATCAATCATCCGGAAAGCGAACCGATGATCATCGGAAGAAATTTTTTGGTTAAAATTAATGCCAACATCGGGAATAGTGCCGTTTCATCAAGCATTGAAGAGGAAGTTGAAAAAGCAGTCTGGGCTTGCCGATGGGGAGCAGATACGATCATGGATTTATCAACAGGAAAAAATATTCATGAAACCAGAGAATGGATCATCAGAAACAGTCCGGTTCCGATTGGGACGGTTCCGATTTATCAGGCATTGGAAAAAGTAAAGGGAGTTGCAGAAGATCTGACCTGGGAGATTTTTAAAGATACCTTGATTGAACAGGCAGAACAAGGGGTTTCTTATTTCACGATCCATGCCGGAGTTTTACTGAGATATATTCATTTAACCGCAAAACGTGTGACGGGAATTGTTTCCAGAGGAGGCTCAATTATGGCAAAATGGTGCCTTTTTCATCATAAAGAAAACTTTTTGTACACGCATTTTGAGGAAATCTGCGAAATCATGAAAAAATATGACGTTGCTTTCTCTTTGGGAGACGGTCTTCGTCCGGGTTCAATTGCCGATGCCAATGATGAAGCGCAGTTTGCAGAGCTGGAAACTTTAGGCGAGCTTACAAAAATTGCCTGGAAACATAATGTTCAGGTGATGATCGAAGGTCCAGGCCACGTTCCGATGCATATGATCAAAGAAAATATGGACAAACAACTGGAAGAATGTCATGAAGCGCCATTTTACACTTTAGGTCCATTGACTACGGATATTGCACCAGGTTATGATCACATCACTTCGGGAATCGGAGCTGCAATGATTGGATGGTTCGGTTGTGCGATGCTGTGCTATGTAACTCCGAAAGAACATCTAGGGCTTCCGAACAAAGATGACGTAAAAGTTGGAGTGATTACTTATAAATTAGCCGCTCATGCTGCTGATTTGGCGAAAGGACATCCCGGAGCTCAGTACAGAGACAATGCACTAAGTAAAGCAAGATTTGAGTTCAGATGGGAAGATCAGTTTAATCTTTCACTAGATCCGGATACGGCAAGATCTTACCACGATGAAACGCTTCCTGCCGACGGAGCAAAAATTGCACATTTCTGTTCGATGTGCGGACCTAAATTCTGTTCCATGAAGATTACACAGGAAATCCGTGAATCTGCAGAAAAAGGAATGTTAGATAAATCACAGGAATTCATCGAAAAAGGGAAGGAAATTTATATATGATCATCGTAATCACTCCCGAAGAATTGGTTCAAAACGAAACTGAAATAAGTAATGAATTGTTTCAGAAAGGTTTGGATTTGCTGCATATCAGAAAGGCCTTTATCAGCTCAGAAGAAATGGCGGATTTTATCCAAAAGATAGATCCTGGGTTTCGTTCTCAACTGGTTTTGCACAGTCATTATGACTTAGCGAAAGATTTTAAGATTTCAAGACTTCATTTCAGGGAAATTGACAGGCAGAATGGTTTGCATCAATCTTTTAAGGATAAAATCATTTCAACGTCTGTGCATGATATTGAAGCCTTTAATGAATTGGGTAACGAATGGGAATACGCATTTGTCAGTCCTGTTTTTCCGAGTATTTCTAAAA harbors:
- a CDS encoding RluA family pseudouridine synthase, with protein sequence MKEQIVYEDNHILVVNKKVGQLVQGDKTGDESLLELIKDFIKKRDNKPGNVFLGLVHRIDRPTSGLVIYAKTSKALSRLTQMVKNREVKKTYWAVVAKEMIPQSQRLVHYLKKNEKNNKAIVFPKATDGAKEAILMYNVIKKLDNYLLLEIDLETGRHHQIRAQLSKIGTPIKGDLKYGSPRSNPDGGINLHARKLEFIHPVTKEKIEIIAPVPQNDAVWKACEIE
- the thiS gene encoding sulfur carrier protein ThiS is translated as MELTINHTLRTFDVLPETLEALLAIEIPQKRKGIAVALNNRIIPQPFWAETFLSNKDSILIITATQGG
- the thiC gene encoding phosphomethylpyrimidine synthase ThiC, giving the protein MAHNITRSPFPNSKKIYVEGKIHPINVAMREIELSPTKLSNGTLEYNPPVTVYDTSGPYTDENSEINIEKGLPRIREQWILDRNDVEILDGITSEYGKTRLADSKLDTLRFSYNHKPKVAKEGHEVTQLYYAKQGIITPEMEYIAIRENQRIEQLDSVSKEMAFQHEGNSFGARTPKNKITPEFVRDEIAAGRAIIPNNINHPESEPMIIGRNFLVKINANIGNSAVSSSIEEEVEKAVWACRWGADTIMDLSTGKNIHETREWIIRNSPVPIGTVPIYQALEKVKGVAEDLTWEIFKDTLIEQAEQGVSYFTIHAGVLLRYIHLTAKRVTGIVSRGGSIMAKWCLFHHKENFLYTHFEEICEIMKKYDVAFSLGDGLRPGSIADANDEAQFAELETLGELTKIAWKHNVQVMIEGPGHVPMHMIKENMDKQLEECHEAPFYTLGPLTTDIAPGYDHITSGIGAAMIGWFGCAMLCYVTPKEHLGLPNKDDVKVGVITYKLAAHAADLAKGHPGAQYRDNALSKARFEFRWEDQFNLSLDPDTARSYHDETLPADGAKIAHFCSMCGPKFCSMKITQEIRESAEKGMLDKSQEFIEKGKEIYI
- a CDS encoding thiamine phosphate synthase, translating into MIIVITPEELVQNETEISNELFQKGLDLLHIRKAFISSEEMADFIQKIDPGFRSQLVLHSHYDLAKDFKISRLHFREIDRQNGLHQSFKDKIISTSVHDIEAFNELGNEWEYAFVSPVFPSISKKGYGENSTILNDIIRRENSKVKLIALGGINENNIREIFSHGVDGVALLGSIWESDEPVQIFRKCRQNVLS